The following are from one region of the Novosphingobium humi genome:
- a CDS encoding dicarboxylate/amino acid:cation symporter codes for MRQRLTQFLILGLILGIGLGYVLHSSYDPADPLLAAWSDYLKLLPDVFLHLIKMIIAPLIASTIITGIAGMGDSTALGRIGAKAMAWFISASFVSLLLGMVLVNWWQPGVGVNAVASSGVDLATKELTFRHFVLEIFPTSALEAMATNNVLQILLFSVFCGVALSAIGEKGRIIVEFAEAVVQMMLQVTGYVMSVSPIAVFGAAASIVAQKGLGIIATYGVLAGEFYAGLAILWIILIAAGSVFLGKKIFLLMRYVREPVLITFSTATSDASLPRMFEALDRFGVPRRVSGFVLPLGYAFNLDGSMMYTSFASLFIAQAYGIHLSFEQQILMLLTLMVSSKGIAGVPRASLVVIAATLNQFHVPVEGVALLLGIDTFLDMGRSGTSVFGNAVATAVVCRAEGMLQPPLDPDAPLPEAPHDTAEHGRKGLHLDQGQ; via the coding sequence ATGCGCCAGCGTCTGACGCAATTCCTGATTCTGGGCCTGATTCTGGGCATAGGCTTGGGCTATGTCCTGCATTCGTCCTATGATCCGGCCGATCCCTTGCTGGCGGCATGGTCCGATTATCTGAAACTGTTGCCCGATGTGTTCCTGCATCTGATCAAGATGATCATCGCGCCGCTGATCGCCTCGACCATCATCACCGGCATTGCGGGCATGGGCGATTCAACCGCGCTGGGCCGCATCGGCGCCAAGGCGATGGCATGGTTCATCTCGGCCAGCTTCGTCTCCCTGCTGCTGGGCATGGTGCTGGTCAATTGGTGGCAACCGGGCGTAGGCGTCAATGCGGTGGCCAGTTCGGGGGTCGATCTGGCCACCAAGGAACTGACCTTCCGCCACTTCGTGCTGGAAATCTTCCCGACCAGCGCGCTGGAAGCCATGGCCACCAACAATGTGCTCCAGATCCTGCTCTTCTCGGTGTTCTGCGGCGTGGCGCTCAGCGCGATCGGCGAAAAGGGGCGGATCATCGTCGAATTCGCCGAGGCGGTGGTGCAGATGATGCTGCAGGTCACCGGCTATGTGATGAGCGTCTCGCCCATCGCGGTGTTCGGCGCGGCGGCCTCGATCGTCGCGCAAAAGGGGCTGGGCATCATCGCCACCTATGGCGTGCTGGCGGGTGAATTCTATGCGGGTCTGGCGATCCTGTGGATCATCCTGATCGCGGCGGGCAGCGTGTTTTTGGGCAAGAAGATCTTCCTGCTGATGCGCTATGTGCGCGAACCGGTGCTGATCACTTTCTCGACCGCGACCAGCGATGCATCCTTGCCGCGCATGTTCGAGGCGCTCGACCGCTTTGGCGTGCCGCGCCGGGTGTCGGGCTTTGTGCTGCCGCTGGGTTATGCGTTCAACCTCGACGGCTCGATGATGTACACCAGCTTCGCCTCGCTCTTCATCGCGCAGGCCTATGGTATCCATCTCAGCTTTGAGCAGCAGATCCTGATGCTCCTGACGCTGATGGTCTCGTCCAAGGGCATCGCGGGCGTGCCGCGCGCCAGCCTCGTCGTCATCGCCGCCACGCTCAACCAGTTCCATGTGCCGGTCGAGGGCGTGGCGCTGTTGCTGGGCATCGACACGTTCCTCGATATGGGCCGTTCGGGCACCAGCGTTTTCGGCAATGCCGTGGCCACCGCCGTTGTCTGCCGCGCCGAGGGCATGTTGCAGCCGCCGCTGGACCCCGATGCGCCGTTGCCCGAGGCGCCGCATGATACGGCCGAGCATGGGCGTAAGGGGCTGCATCTGGATCAGGGGCAGTAA
- the dapB gene encoding 4-hydroxy-tetrahydrodipicolinate reductase gives MTRLGIIGSGGRMGRAIAQAIADAGHELAGGVDRDEDVAPLAAASDVLIDFSSPAALEGNLDAAIAAGVPILVGTTGLEERHHWLLDQAADHIAVLQTGNTSLGVNMLAFLVEEAAKRLGEDWDIEIVETHHRMKVDAPSGTALLLGEAAARGREVGLSNVSVRGRDGITGARESGTIGFAALRGGSVAGDHTVHFLADNERLSLSHIAENRGIFARGAVKGALWLAGRPAGRYGMREVLGL, from the coding sequence ATGACCAGACTGGGAATTATCGGCAGCGGCGGGCGCATGGGCCGCGCCATCGCACAGGCCATCGCGGATGCGGGCCATGAACTGGCCGGGGGCGTGGACCGGGACGAGGACGTTGCCCCGCTGGCCGCCGCCTCGGATGTGCTGATCGACTTTTCCTCGCCTGCCGCGCTTGAGGGCAATCTGGATGCGGCCATCGCCGCCGGCGTGCCGATCCTGGTCGGCACCACCGGGCTTGAGGAACGCCACCACTGGCTGCTGGATCAGGCGGCGGACCATATCGCCGTGCTCCAGACCGGCAATACCTCGCTGGGCGTCAACATGCTGGCCTTCCTTGTCGAGGAAGCGGCCAAGCGGCTGGGCGAGGACTGGGACATTGAAATCGTCGAAACCCATCACCGGATGAAGGTGGACGCGCCCTCGGGCACCGCGCTGCTGCTGGGCGAAGCCGCCGCGCGCGGGCGCGAGGTTGGCCTGTCCAACGTTTCCGTGCGGGGGCGCGATGGCATCACCGGCGCGCGCGAATCCGGCACAATTGGCTTTGCCGCCCTGCGCGGGGGCAGCGTAGCGGGGGACCATACGGTCCATTTCCTTGCCGATAACGAGCGCCTCTCGCTGAGCCATATTGCCGAGAACCGCGGGATCTTTGCGCGCGGCGCCGTCAAGGGCGCGCTCTGGTTGGCCGGGCGGCCTGCGGGGCGGTATGGGATGCGCGAAGTGTTGGGGCTTTAA
- a CDS encoding zinc-dependent metalloprotease, with protein MKQARGRKLGQKLASAALMALLAPQLAMADPVGVSNTRDGDLLPVRVDADAGKILITLPKADAEGVMGRFIYATAIRSGLGSAPIRIDRGMLGPTQILAFRRFGRKVAVVYENPRFRATGEASVQYGAKTSFPFSTIAMLDIVSSDAKGTVVDISPFLTRDTMHLADALNQEAKGFRLADNLSAADPTSVKVFPDNIEMEAVQTFTSDTPGREVGNIAADPRQISFTIRHSLIRLPGPGFALRKFDIRSGSHGTQVYDFGTPLGDDVQYQLANHFRLDKVDPTAAKSRVKKPITFYIDNAAPEPIRGALARGVAWWNQAFESAGYIDAFQVKPLTPDIDPQDARYSIVNWGDRLTRSWSYGGGIIDPRTGEIIKGNVVLGALRVRQDMQIFEALVGAAQDNTGGPNDPVKVSLDRISQLGAHEVGHAIGFVHNFAGSTQGRTSVMDYPGPLIGLKGGKIDLSDAYAKGIGSWDKFTVQWLYGQPKPGTDADKWAFALADAEFAKGTRYMTDIDGRADDGPAPHDSMWDNGEDKPAELAHMLAVRRVALNNFGPGVLRKGEALSNLRRKFVPVWLLARYEVAATGKWVGGVDYAYAVAGDANKPAQPVAAAKQRAALAAMLKTLSPAELTVPDALLGWLSSGVNGRNDAQFDTEVFDNAGAAAFDPLVATDVAAQVTLDSLLAPTRLTRVHLQQARDPGQLGLAEMIDALGTATWEHNATPVERRIALRALLSVARARRDAATPVDVAALLQEKLDMAAAKLGEGSSWGKTVAALLKNGPALEAEIGKMGRKAPAIPPGMPIGGDTGWFDN; from the coding sequence ATGAAGCAGGCAAGGGGCCGGAAATTGGGCCAAAAGCTGGCAAGCGCGGCGCTGATGGCATTGCTGGCGCCGCAATTGGCCATGGCCGATCCCGTTGGCGTATCGAACACCAGGGACGGCGATCTGCTGCCCGTGCGGGTCGATGCCGATGCGGGCAAGATCCTGATCACCCTGCCCAAGGCGGATGCCGAAGGGGTGATGGGCCGCTTCATCTATGCCACCGCGATCCGCAGCGGGCTTGGCTCGGCCCCGATCCGCATCGACCGGGGGATGCTGGGTCCGACGCAGATCCTCGCCTTCCGTCGCTTTGGACGCAAGGTGGCCGTGGTCTATGAAAACCCCCGCTTCCGCGCCACCGGCGAGGCATCCGTGCAATATGGCGCCAAGACCAGTTTCCCCTTCAGCACTATCGCCATGCTCGACATCGTCTCCTCCGACGCCAAGGGCACGGTGGTGGACATCAGCCCCTTCCTGACCCGCGATACGATGCATCTGGCCGATGCGCTCAATCAGGAGGCCAAGGGGTTCCGTCTGGCGGACAATCTCTCCGCCGCTGATCCCACCTCGGTCAAGGTCTTCCCCGACAATATAGAGATGGAGGCGGTGCAGACCTTCACCTCGGACACGCCGGGGCGCGAGGTGGGCAATATCGCCGCCGATCCGCGCCAGATCAGCTTTACCATCCGCCATTCGCTGATCCGCCTGCCCGGCCCCGGTTTTGCGTTGCGCAAATTCGACATCCGCTCGGGCAGCCATGGCACACAGGTCTATGACTTCGGCACGCCGCTGGGCGACGATGTGCAGTACCAATTGGCCAACCATTTCCGACTGGACAAGGTGGATCCGACGGCGGCCAAGTCGCGTGTCAAAAAGCCGATCACCTTCTATATCGACAATGCCGCGCCTGAACCGATTCGCGGCGCTCTGGCGCGCGGCGTGGCATGGTGGAATCAGGCGTTTGAAAGCGCGGGCTATATCGACGCCTTTCAGGTCAAGCCCCTCACCCCCGACATCGACCCGCAGGACGCGCGCTATTCCATCGTCAACTGGGGCGACCGTCTGACGCGCAGCTGGTCCTATGGCGGGGGCATCATCGACCCGCGCACCGGCGAGATCATCAAGGGCAATGTCGTGCTGGGCGCGCTGCGCGTGCGGCAGGATATGCAGATCTTCGAGGCGCTGGTGGGCGCGGCGCAGGACAACACCGGCGGCCCCAATGATCCGGTGAAAGTCTCGCTCGACCGCATCAGCCAATTGGGCGCGCATGAAGTGGGCCACGCCATCGGCTTTGTTCACAATTTCGCCGGATCGACGCAGGGCCGCACCTCGGTCATGGATTATCCCGGACCGCTGATCGGCCTCAAGGGCGGCAAGATCGACCTGTCCGACGCCTATGCCAAGGGCATCGGTTCGTGGGACAAATTCACCGTGCAATGGCTCTATGGCCAGCCCAAGCCCGGCACGGATGCCGACAAATGGGCCTTCGCGCTGGCGGACGCAGAGTTCGCCAAAGGCACGCGCTATATGACCGACATTGACGGCCGCGCCGACGATGGCCCCGCCCCGCATGACAGCATGTGGGACAATGGCGAGGACAAGCCTGCGGAACTCGCCCATATGCTGGCGGTACGGCGCGTGGCGTTGAACAACTTTGGCCCCGGCGTCCTGCGCAAAGGCGAGGCTCTGTCCAATCTGCGGCGCAAATTCGTGCCGGTCTGGCTGCTGGCGCGTTATGAAGTGGCCGCGACCGGCAAATGGGTGGGCGGGGTTGATTATGCCTATGCGGTGGCGGGCGATGCCAACAAACCGGCCCAGCCCGTGGCGGCGGCCAAACAGCGCGCGGCTTTGGCGGCGATGCTCAAAACCCTTTCGCCCGCTGAACTGACCGTGCCGGATGCTCTGTTGGGCTGGCTGTCATCGGGCGTGAACGGGCGCAATGACGCGCAATTCGACACCGAGGTTTTCGACAATGCCGGGGCGGCCGCCTTCGATCCGCTGGTGGCCACCGATGTCGCCGCGCAGGTCACGCTCGACAGTTTGCTGGCCCCCACGCGTCTGACGCGCGTTCATCTGCAACAGGCGCGCGATCCGGGCCAGTTGGGCCTTGCCGAAATGATCGACGCGCTGGGCACGGCCACGTGGGAACATAATGCCACGCCGGTCGAACGGCGCATTGCCCTGCGCGCGCTGCTCTCGGTGGCGCGGGCGCGGCGCGATGCGGCGACACCCGTCGATGTGGCCGCCCTGCTTCAGGAAAAGCTGGACATGGCCGCGGCCAAGCTGGGCGAAGGCAGCAGCTGGGGCAAGACCGTGGCGGCGCTGCTGAAAAACGGCCCCGCGCTGGAGGCGGAAATCGGCAAGATGGGCCGCAAGGCGCCCGCCATCCCGCCGGGCATGCCGATCGGCGGCGACACCGGCTGGTTTGACAACTAA
- a CDS encoding Eco57I restriction-modification methylase domain-containing protein: MASLIPDARAEADYAGQAAPDHRKALGQFFTPPRLAALMADWVAGAQPRMILDPAMGAGVLTRAAQARCPNAQVVAYECDEAILRAADAGRAQVRHEDFLRAGWEHYDGVVMNPPYIRHRELRDHGALRAEIGARAGYVLPKSANLYVDFVVKAACQLRRGGRGAFLIPGEWMGANFARGFKQFLLGPGGLQQVVLFSGGDVFDDALTTASILLVQRP; this comes from the coding sequence ATGGCCTCGCTTATCCCTGATGCCAGGGCGGAAGCTGATTATGCGGGCCAAGCGGCGCCGGATCATCGCAAGGCTTTGGGGCAATTTTTCACACCCCCGCGTCTGGCCGCGCTGATGGCCGATTGGGTGGCGGGGGCGCAGCCGCGCATGATCCTTGATCCCGCGATGGGGGCGGGTGTGCTGACCCGCGCGGCGCAGGCGCGTTGCCCGAATGCGCAGGTGGTGGCCTATGAGTGCGACGAGGCAATCTTGCGTGCCGCCGATGCCGGGCGGGCGCAGGTGCGGCATGAGGATTTCCTGCGCGCCGGGTGGGAGCACTATGACGGCGTGGTGATGAACCCGCCCTATATCCGTCACCGCGAGCTGCGCGATCATGGCGCCTTGCGTGCGGAGATTGGCGCGCGGGCGGGCTATGTCCTTCCCAAATCGGCCAATCTCTATGTCGATTTCGTGGTCAAGGCGGCTTGTCAGTTGCGGCGCGGCGGCCGGGGCGCTTTCCTGATCCCCGGCGAATGGATGGGGGCCAATTTCGCGCGCGGGTTCAAACAATTCCTGCTGGGGCCGGGGGGCTTGCAACAGGTGGTGCTGTTTTCGGGTGGCGATGTATTTGATGATGCGCTGACCACGGCCTCGATCCTGTTGGTGCAGCGGCCATGA
- the nth gene encoding endonuclease III, protein MKSADIFEFYRRLAEANPDPQTELEFGNTYQLLVAVTLSAQATDVGVNKATRALFEIVKTPQDMLDLGEEGLKDHIKTIGLFNSKAKNVMAMAEILVREHGGEVPADRDELVKLPGVGRKTANVVLNCAFGAETFAVDTHIFRVGNRTGLAKGKNVDAVERSLEKKTPKPFRVGAHHWLILHGRYICKARTPECWRCPVVDLCGYKDKVLEKKAKK, encoded by the coding sequence ATGAAATCCGCCGACATCTTCGAATTCTACCGCCGCCTTGCCGAGGCCAACCCGGACCCGCAGACCGAGCTGGAATTCGGCAATACGTATCAGTTGCTGGTGGCGGTGACGCTTTCGGCGCAGGCGACCGATGTAGGCGTGAACAAGGCGACGCGGGCGCTGTTCGAGATCGTCAAGACACCGCAGGATATGCTGGATCTGGGCGAAGAAGGGCTGAAGGACCACATCAAGACCATCGGCCTGTTCAATTCCAAGGCGAAGAACGTGATGGCCATGGCCGAGATCCTCGTGCGAGAGCATGGGGGCGAAGTGCCCGCCGACCGCGATGAACTGGTCAAGCTGCCCGGCGTGGGGCGCAAGACGGCCAATGTCGTGCTCAACTGCGCCTTTGGGGCCGAAACCTTTGCGGTGGACACGCATATTTTCCGCGTGGGCAACCGCACCGGTCTGGCCAAGGGCAAGAACGTGGACGCGGTCGAGCGCAGCCTTGAAAAGAAGACCCCAAAGCCTTTCCGCGTGGGCGCGCATCACTGGCTGATCCTCCACGGGCGATACATCTGCAAAGCGCGGACGCCGGAATGCTGGCGCTGTCCGGTGGTGGATCTGTGCGGGTATAAGGATAAGGTTTTGGAGAAGAAGGCGAAGAAGTAG
- a CDS encoding Lrp/AsnC family transcriptional regulator, with product MTENTLTEFDATDFRIMNALVEDGRMSDVMLGERVHLSATAAARRRKLLEEQGAIKGYTAELDLPMLGLGIVVIVAIELRSQADSVLTEFEEAVVRCPSVTFCSFVSGDTDFLMMVHVKSFEDYDRIYRSELATLPHVAKIRSSFVMRRVTQRNVPPAVFARGR from the coding sequence GTGACGGAAAACACTCTCACCGAATTTGATGCCACAGACTTTCGCATCATGAACGCATTGGTCGAGGACGGCCGTATGTCGGACGTGATGCTGGGCGAAAGAGTGCATCTTTCCGCAACGGCTGCGGCCCGGCGGCGCAAGCTGCTGGAGGAGCAGGGCGCGATCAAGGGCTATACGGCCGAGCTTGATCTGCCGATGCTCGGCCTTGGCATTGTGGTCATCGTGGCCATCGAATTGCGATCGCAGGCCGATTCCGTGCTGACCGAATTTGAAGAGGCGGTGGTGCGCTGCCCCTCGGTCACCTTCTGCAGCTTTGTCTCGGGCGACACGGACTTTCTGATGATGGTTCATGTCAAAAGCTTTGAGGATTACGACCGGATCTATCGCAGCGAACTGGCCACGCTGCCGCATGTGGCCAAGATCCGCTCCAGCTTTGTCATGCGCCGGGTGACCCAGCGCAATGTGCCGCCTGCGGTCTTTGCGCGGGGCAGGTGA
- a CDS encoding NAD-dependent deacylase — MEMTGNIVILTGAGCSAESGIDTFRDGGGLWEQHRVEDVATPEAFERDPALVQRFYDMRRAAIQTKAPNAAHYALARLEREWDGGTVTLVTQNVDDLHDRAGSKNLIHMHGEHLSAWCTACDTRMGWTAPLIEGPPCPSCGAAALRPDIVWFGEMPYRMEEIHDALRDCDIFVSIGTSGAVYPAAGFVRLAREMGAHCLELNLERSQGSAWFHETRLGPAGDIVPAWVEELVGPD, encoded by the coding sequence ATGGAAATGACAGGCAATATCGTGATCCTGACCGGGGCGGGATGCAGCGCGGAAAGCGGGATCGACACATTCCGCGATGGCGGCGGTTTGTGGGAACAGCACCGCGTCGAGGATGTCGCCACGCCCGAAGCTTTTGAACGCGATCCCGCGCTGGTTCAGCGTTTTTACGACATGCGCCGCGCCGCTATCCAGACCAAGGCCCCCAATGCTGCCCATTACGCGCTGGCCCGACTGGAGCGGGAATGGGATGGCGGCACGGTCACGCTGGTGACGCAGAATGTCGATGACCTGCATGACCGGGCCGGCTCGAAAAACCTGATCCATATGCATGGCGAGCATCTATCGGCATGGTGCACCGCCTGCGACACGCGGATGGGCTGGACTGCCCCGCTGATCGAGGGGCCGCCATGTCCGTCCTGCGGGGCGGCGGCGCTGCGGCCCGATATCGTGTGGTTTGGCGAGATGCCCTATCGCATGGAGGAGATTCATGACGCGCTGCGCGATTGCGATATTTTCGTGTCCATCGGCACCTCGGGCGCGGTCTATCCGGCGGCGGGTTTTGTCCGGCTGGCGCGGGAAATGGGCGCGCATTGCCTCGAACTCAATCTTGAGCGCAGTCAGGGTTCGGCATGGTTCCATGAAACGCGGCTTGGCCCTGCGGGCGATATCGTGCCTGCGTGGGTGGAGGAACTGGTCGGGCCGGATTGA
- a CDS encoding bestrophin family protein — protein MIIHTPHTLRSIARSIKTPLVLLFIWDVIVTITYYVVPFPAPGLPLTLFGSVLALILGFRSTSAYQRWWEGRGLWGLMINASRNLARASRNFMTGEQGQAVARAIVLRQIAYVNALRHQLRRIPMTGESLPYIPAAEAEATLGRTNTANGLLDATGAQVAQAHADGIIDSIQQTQIERVLVDIANAQGGMERLKNTPLPSQFRLFPTYFTHLFCVLLPFGLVEALGPATPLGSTVAGMMFMAVLAIGDDLVDPFANTRHDLPLDTMCRTIEIDLLQGLGESAPAPITVDAEGVLW, from the coding sequence ATGATCATCCACACACCCCATACCCTTCGCAGCATCGCCCGGTCGATCAAGACCCCGCTGGTGCTGTTGTTCATCTGGGATGTGATCGTCACGATCACCTATTATGTGGTGCCCTTTCCCGCGCCCGGCCTGCCGCTCACGCTGTTCGGCAGCGTTCTGGCGCTGATCCTGGGTTTTCGCTCCACCTCGGCCTATCAGCGCTGGTGGGAAGGGCGCGGGCTGTGGGGGCTGATGATCAACGCCAGCCGCAACCTTGCGCGCGCCTCGCGCAATTTCATGACCGGAGAGCAAGGACAGGCGGTGGCGCGCGCCATTGTGCTGCGCCAGATCGCCTATGTGAACGCGCTGCGCCATCAATTGCGCCGCATTCCGATGACGGGCGAGAGCCTGCCCTATATTCCCGCCGCCGAGGCCGAGGCCACGCTGGGGCGTACCAACACCGCCAACGGCCTGCTGGATGCCACCGGGGCGCAGGTGGCGCAGGCCCACGCGGACGGCATCATCGATTCGATCCAGCAGACCCAGATCGAGAGAGTTCTGGTCGATATCGCCAATGCGCAGGGCGGGATGGAGCGGTTGAAGAACACCCCCCTGCCCTCGCAGTTCCGCCTGTTCCCCACCTATTTCACCCATCTGTTCTGCGTGCTGCTGCCCTTTGGGCTGGTCGAGGCGCTGGGTCCGGCCACGCCGCTGGGCTCGACGGTGGCAGGCATGATGTTCATGGCGGTGCTGGCGATTGGCGATGATCTGGTCGATCCCTTTGCCAATACGCGCCACGATCTGCCGCTCGACACGATGTGCCGCACCATCGAAATCGACCTGCTGCAGGGCCTTGGCGAAAGCGCGCCCGCGCCGATCACGGTGGATGCCGAAGGCGTGCTTTGGTAA